One Hermetia illucens chromosome 4, iHerIll2.2.curated.20191125, whole genome shotgun sequence DNA segment encodes these proteins:
- the LOC119654104 gene encoding dentin sialophosphoprotein-like — protein MESLIKYQKPPSISGVMRFLPILIVALAIFIPLSTARYASDLADVEFSPSSEVLTRVRRQDDGDDGGDGEDAGDGEDGGDGEDGGDGEDGADGGDGEDGGDGGDGEDGGDGADGGDGEDGGDGADGGDGADGGDGADGGDGADGGDGDGGGDGADGGDGADGGDGADGGDDTADDSSDTADDSSDTADDSSDTADDSGDSGSESSDSGSDDSADDSGSNDMSGSGSNGGGGNGRRMRIKFKNLRFRNLRIRNLRRQGGGGGGGGNGGNRRMRRRPVRRIVRRVPRLNFDIKQFISSSLPFREAGVMRFLPILIVALVVFVPLSWARYASELEDVEYSPGDKALTRVRRAEGDDTADDTADDTADDTADDTADDTADDTADDTADDTADDSSDTADDSSDTADDSSDTADDSSDTADDSSDTADDSSDTADDSSDTADDSSDTADDSSDSGSDSSDSGSDSNDSGSSDSTDSTDSGSDSSDSGSNGSGSNDVSGSGTNGCSNGARRKIKFKNLRFTNMRMKNLKRRGGRNGGNRRRRRRPVRRIVRRRPIRRIVRRPVRRRNRGRRVAIRPVAAGSRRRILVRRNTGVRRVGVTRVGARSMGARPRGRVVRVQRG, from the exons ATGGAATCTCttataaaatatcaaaaacCGCCATCTATTTCAGGTGTAATGAGGTTTCTACCGATACTTATAGTTGCCTTGGCGATTTTCATTCCGCTTTCAACGGCTAGATATGCTTCGGACCTGGCCGAT gttgaattttcgcCAAGCAGTGAAGTTTTGACAAGGGTTCGTCGGCAAGACGATGGAGACGACGGAGGAGATGGAGAAGACGCAGGAGATGGAGAGGACGGAGGAGATGGAGAAGACGGAGGAGATGGAGAAGATGGAGCAGACGGAGGAGACGGCGAAGACGGAGGAGATGGGGGAGACGGAGAAGATGGAGGAGACGGGGCGGACGGAGGGGACGGAGAAGATGGAGGAGACGGAGCAGATGGTGGAGACGGAGCAGACGGTGGAGACGGAGCTGATGGAGGAGACGGAGCGGATGGAGGAGACGGAGATGGTGGAGGAGATGGAGCAGATGGGGGAGACGGAGCAGATGGTGGAGACGGAGCAGATGGAGGTGATGATACAGCGGATGATTCAAGCGATACGGCCGACGACTCAAGCGATACAGCCGACGATTCAAGCGATACGGCGGACGATTCAGGTGATTCGGGATCAGAATCAAGCGATTCCGGATCCGATGATTCTGCGGACGACTCAGGATCTAACGATATGTCCGGATCTGGTTCCAATGGTGGTGGTGGCAATGGGAGAAGGATGAGAATCAAATTTAAGAATTTACGCTTCCGCAACCTGCGCATCAGAAATCTAAGGAGGCAAGGTGGTGGCGGCGGTGGCGGTGGCAATGGCGGAAATAGAAGAATGAGACGTCGCCCTGTTCGAAGAATAGTTCGTCGTGTCCCT CGGCTCAATTTTGATATTAAGCAATTCATTTCGAGCAGTCTTCCATTCAGGGAAGCAG GCGTAATGAGGTTTCTACCGATACTTATAGTTGCCCTAGTGGTTTTCGTCCCGCTTTCATGGGCAAGATATGCTTCGGAGTTGGAGGAT GTTGAATATTCGCCAGGTGACAAGGCTTTAACTAGGGTTCGCCGGGCAGAGGGAGACGATACGGCGGACGATACTGCGGACGACACTGCAGATGACACTGCCGACGACACTGCGGATGACACTGCAGATGACACTGCCGATGATACGGCGGACGACACTGCTGACGATTCATCCGATACTGCCGACGATTCAAGCGATACGGCTGATGACTCGAGTGACACAGCGGACGACTCAAGCGATACCGCGGATGACTCAAGCGATACTGCCGATGATTCGAGTGATACCGCTGACGATTCAAGTGATACCGCTGACGATTCAAGCGATACAGCCGACGATTCAAGTGATTCGGGATCAGACTCCAGTGATTCAGGTTCAGATTCAAATGACTCGGGCTCAAGTGATTCCACGGACTCAACTGATTCTGGCTCAGATTCAAGTGATTCAGGCTCAAATGGCTCAGGATCTAACGATGTCTCTGGATCTGGTACCAATGGTTGCTCTAATGGTGCTAGGCGGAAAATCAAATTCAAGAATTTACGCTTCACCAATATGCGgatgaaaaatttaaagaggCGAGGTGGCAGAAACGGCGGCAATCGAAGAAGGAGGCGTCGCCCTGTTCGAAGAATAGTTCGTCGCCGTCCTATAAGAAGGATAGTCCGTCGACCGGTTAGAAGACGCAATCGTGGACGACGCGTCGCTATCAGACCGGTGGCAGCTGGATCACGAAGGAGAATTTTGGTCAGAAGGAATACGGGTGTGAGGAGGGTAGGTGTGACAAGGGTAGGTGCAAGGAGTATGGGTGCCAGACCACGCGGAAGAGTAGTTCGTGTGCAAAGGGGATGA